ATTTCATATTAGCAAAAATATATTATATATGTCAACCATTACGCGGTTCATTAGCCCAACCAAGTTTATTCCTAAGGACCTCGTAAAAGGTTCGATCATGGTAATGCACAAAATGTGCCGAAAAAGGTGCTTTTCGGACGGCAATAGTCCCGGAAGAGGGTATATCTTTTGAGATTTGCCCATCGAGGGTCAGCCTTGGCGATTCCTTGCCATCGGTGAAATACTTTATTTCGATTGTCTCTGAGGCATCCACGACGAGAGGTCTAATGGAAAGTGTATATGGCGATAAAGCTGTTACCTGAAAAGCTTCCATTTTCGGTGAAATAATACCTCCACCTGCAGCCATGCTATAGGCTGTGCTTCCAGTGGGCGAAGACACGATCATGCCGTCGGCGGAAAATGATGCCACAAATTCGCCTGAAACAAATACTTTATGGCAAATAATTCGAGGGCTTTTCCCTCGATCAATGACCATTTCGTTAAGCGCGGTTTTAAACTCAGTTTCGCCAGGTGGGCAAATCTCGAGCATCATTCGTGAGTCGATAGAAAATCTTCCTTTAATAATTTCAGGAACAACCGATGAAATTTCTGTTGGGTCGAGTTCATTTAAAAAGCCCAGTCTTCCTAGATTGATACCCAATATTGGTATTTCTTTTTCAGCAATGATTCGAGCAGTGGAGAGCATTGTGCCATCGCCACCGAGCGAGATAGCCATATCGATATCCTCGGGCAGATTATCGTTTGCTACCCCTTCTTTGCAGGCAAATCGTGCTGCGTTTTCTCCGAAAATAATCTCGACACCGCATTTTTTAAGAACTAGCTCGAGCTCTGGAATAAGTGCGGAAACCCTTTCTTTATGAGGATTAGTGAATACAAGTATCTTCTTTACCATAATTGCCAGCCTTCTTAGCAATTGATTATAAACCTATGAATATAATGTCAGATATAATTTTTGTCCATTATTTTGCTATTATTTTAGAGATTTTTATTTTAAAAAAAATTGTCTGATTATTCTTGATTGTGATATAAATCAGTTTTCGATTTAATCCAGCATTTTAGGGCAATCACCGAGTTTACCAACATAAGAATCGATCCTCTTACTGAATATATGGCAAACGTTGAACAAAATATTATATGTGTTAACCAAAATAACTCTAAACACTTTACC
This portion of the bacterium genome encodes:
- a CDS encoding NAD(+)/NADH kinase; its protein translation is MVKKILVFTNPHKERVSALIPELELVLKKCGVEIIFGENAARFACKEGVANDNLPEDIDMAISLGGDGTMLSTARIIAEKEIPILGINLGRLGFLNELDPTEISSVVPEIIKGRFSIDSRMMLEICPPGETEFKTALNEMVIDRGKSPRIICHKVFVSGEFVASFSADGMIVSSPTGSTAYSMAAGGGIISPKMEAFQVTALSPYTLSIRPLVVDASETIEIKYFTDGKESPRLTLDGQISKDIPSSGTIAVRKAPFSAHFVHYHDRTFYEVLRNKLGWANEPRNG